CAATGAAGTGCCTGTGGAAGCAGAAATAGGATCAGGCACCAACTGGCTGGAAGCGCATTAATATTTCAACTCCGCTCAGACTTCTGAGCGGAGTTTTTTGTTAAGTAAGCATTGACGCTACTTTTTGCCAGATATCTCCAGCAATCAACTCTGGGGTACGATTGCCATCAACAGAATATATATATTCATCTCCCTTTAATTTTTCAAAAGCCTCCATATACTTCGAACGCACCAGCTTCAGGTTATCGAGCGTTTCAAACAACTCTATAGTATCCCTGTTGGCGTGTAAACGCTGCATGCTTATTTCGGGAGCAACATCAATAAAGATATTTACATCCGGGCGAAGAATGCTGGCGCTCATGGCATTTGCCTGTATCACCCAGTCAATATCCATATGCGCGCCCTGGTAGGCGTAGGAAGAAAAATAATAGCGGTCCATAATCACCGTATAGCCTTCCGCCAGTTTTTTCACAATCCCATACTCCTCGTTTAACAAATGGTCGAGACGATCGGCCACAAACAAACCGGCAATGATCCGGTAATCGGCTTTGGTATTTCCTTTCAGAATATCTCTGATCAGTTTACCAATCTGGTTGTTGGTGGGTTCAAAAGTGCTGTATACTTTATGTCCCTGGTTTGTTAATTGCTCTGTCAGTAATTTTGTCTGGGTGCTTTTTCCGCTGCCGTCTATTCCTTCGAGGGCAATAAAAAGATTATTCCGGTGTTTCATAACTCGTTCAAAAATACACGGAAAAGACTAAATGACAGTGCTCACCGGCAACCTTGTTAAAAAGTCATTAAATTGGCACTGAAACTGCCCCCCTTTAACGTTTGTTTTGTCTAATATTTTGTAAAAGCCGGGATCATTGACAAACCCCTAACCAAAAGTTCCGTCTAATGGTGGTAAATTAACATAACAAACGCCCTGTTCAATTCTATAAAAAATAAAAATTCCCGTATGAAGATCTTTACACTGGTGGCCGTGTTGATGGGTAGTATGATAACTCATCTGGTGATGGCCCAGGAAAACTGGCCCAAAACAGCAACTACTTCTGATGGGACCATCCTAAAGCTATATCAATGGCAACCTGAATCATTTGAAAGCAATACATTAAAAGCGCATGCCGCTATTTCTGTTTTGGAAAATGGTAAAACAGAACCTGTGTTTGGGGTAGCCTGGTTAAAAGCCACTACCGAAACCGCAGGCTCTCAGGTTAACGTTAAAAGCATTTACATCACCAACATTAAATTGCCTGGTGAAACAAATGACGATAAGCTGGAAACCATAGCCAATACCCTGGAGGATAAAACACCGGCCTGGGATATTTCATTTCCACTCAATGATCTGCAAACCTCGCTCGACCTGAATAAACAGCAAACGAACCTGGCCGGTCAGATCAACAACAATCCGCCAAAAGTTATTTACACCAATGTTCCTTCCATCCTGGTGTCAATCGATGGTGATCCTAAATTGCAGGCGAATAAAGACTGGGGAGTTGACGCCGTGGTGAATACACCGTTCGTGTTGGTGAAAAATCATGACAGCAAATATTACTTATACGGTGGCAAGCACTGGTATACAGCGCCTGGCGTTGATGGCCCTTATAAGATCATCACTGAAATTCCTTCCAACCTGGCTAAAATTGAAACCCAGATCAAAGAAGCCGATAAGAAAAACAATACAGATCAGGGAAAAGAAACCGACGATAATACCATTTACAATATTGTGGTAACAACCCAGCCTGCTGAATTGATCCAGTCAAAAGGCGAAGCCAATTTTGCGGCAGTGGAAGGCACCGGTTTACTGTATGTGGCCAACTCTGAGAACGATATTTTCATGGACATTAATTCACAACAGTATTATGTGTTGCTTTCAGGACGTTGGTACACTTCTAAAACCCTTAGCGGTAACTGGCAATATGTAGATGCAGACAAACTGCCTGCTGAATTTGCCAAGATCCCTAAAGGTTCACCCAAAGACAATGTACTGGCCAGTGTAGCCGGAACCGAACAGGCGAATGATGCTGTTACCGATGCTCAGATACCACAAACAGCGAAAGTTGAACGCAACAAAGCAAAAGCAGATATCACCTATGATGGCGATCCCCAGTTTGACCCAATTGACGGCACCGACATGTCATATGCTACCAATACACCCGGGTCAGTGATCCGCTGGCATGGCAGGTACTACACTGTTGACGATGGGGTTTGGTTTGAATCTCCTAATGCAGTTGGTCCATGGGTAGTTAGTGTGGCCCGTCCTACAGCCGTGGCACTTATTCCACCCAGTTACCCGGTGTATTACATGAAATACGTGGACATTTATGATGTAACACCTGATTATGTGTATATGGGTTACACGCCCGGTTATTTGAATGCCTATGTATACGGACCAACCGTAGTATATGGTACCGGTTATTATTATCGTCCCTGGCATGGACATTACTATTATCCACGTCCATACACCTGGGGTTTTGGTGTCCGTTACAATCCCTGGTTTGGTTGGGGCTTTGGAGTTGGTTTCGGGTTCGACTGGTTTAATGTAAACATCGGCTTTGGTAGTGCATATCCCTGGGGTTATGGGTATGGTTGCGGTGGCTGGTGGGGCCCACGGGTATATACCCCCTGCTACTACGGACCTTCTTATTACTACCGCGGTGGTTACTATGGCCGCAACAGCTACTATGCTTATCGCAGTCATACCAACGTAACTATTGTAAATAATTATTACTCTAATACAAATATCTACCGTAACCGGGGTGGTGTAGTAACAAGACCCTATACGGGCGGATACAACAGGCCTTATACCGGTGGCCGTTATGCTGCCGGAAATTCATATGGTGGCCGCAGCGGCTTTGCCAACAACAACGGTGATCGCTTTGGGACAAGAGGCTATAATAATAACGGAGGCTATAACAGCGGAGGCTTTACAAGAAACAACCCCGGAGGCAGAACAGTTACAGCCCCGGCACCAGGTGGCAGATTCGCCACATCGCCCAATGGCAATGACAGAGGATGGAGTAATCCACGTAACACAACGGGGATGTCAGCACCATCAAGCCCGGGTCGCACCTTTAACAATGGCAATAACCAGCCTCGTACAACCGGACGTTTTCAGTCGCCCAGCCAATCAGTAACAAGAACTTTTGATCAGGGAGGCAGCCGTCCACAACGCACATACGACATGCCAGCCCAGAGCGGCAGGGTTAACGGTGGCTGGAGTGGAAGCAATCGCAGTTTCGAGCCACCAAGAGTAAGCCGTCCGGTTCAACAACCACAAGGCAATATTTCTGCCCCACGTGGTGGTGGTAACTTTGGAGGCGGTGCTCCATCAAGAACTTATAGCCCACCAAGCCGCGGCAGTTCATCAGGAGGTGGCGGAGGTAATGGTGGTAGCCGTCCTGGCAGACGTTGGTAAAATAACATTATAAAAACTTACTTTACAGTCCTCCCGTTAACCCGGGAGGACTTTTTTTATGTGAGCCGGTAAAGCCAATTTTAAAATGCGTTATAAATACCTGTAACACTACCAGTAGTATATTATGCAATTTGAACATCTTATCCCCGGGCGCTTTATTGATCTGGAAAGATTTACCAACGTTCACATTCCTGAACTGGAATCAATTGCCATGGATGTAAAGATCTGGCAAAATCTTCCCTATAATATTAAGGGCAAAGCCGGTTTTGATGTTTTTGTAAAAGAGTTACAGGCAAAAAATCTGCACAACCAGACGATTACGTATGTGATCCGGAATAAAGCAACCAGGAAGGTTTGTGGCAGTACAGGTTTTATTAACATAGATGCAATTAATCAACAATTGGAAATAGGGCCTACCTGGCTTTCGCCAATTGTTTGGGGCACAAAGGTTAATATAGAAAGTAAATATTTATTGTTGACTAATTGCTTTGAACAATTGCATATTATGCGGGTTGAGCTCCGGACAAGGCCAGCCAATAAACGATCGCAAAAAGCCATAGAAAAGATCGGTGGCATCAAAGAAGGTGTGCTTAGATGCCATCGTAAAAATGATGATGGAACATTCCGTAACACAATTATGTACAGCATAATTCAACCAGAATGGCCGACTACAAAAATGAATCTGGAAGTATTGATTAGTAAATGATTGCTAAAGGTTTTTTTAAGTAAACATTTCACTTTACCAGAAATATTTTTGATCTTTCGGCGTTCTTTTTACAGAAACTCGTTTCTGTAATTATACCCTTAATCTTATACTATGAAACGAATTTTGGCTTCATGCGTAGTTTGCTTTTTTTTCATTTACACACTATACGCCCAATACGACACCTCGCAGTTTACGGGTTTGTGGGTACTGCAGTCTGTTAAATTCAAAAAACCTGTTGATCTTAATAAAGATGGTTATCGTTCATCCGATGCCTTTTGGGAATTTGATGAATGCAGAAAAGACCAGCAAATAGAATTGTTCCCCGATTACAGTGCTAAAACTTATTTAGGTACTTCCAAAAGCGGATGCACCAATGAAATAAAGCAATACCGGTGGAACCTGAAAGAAGAACTGGTTAAAGAAGTGAAATATGAATTAGGTAAAAGAGTGGTAGATGAAAGACGGCCTACTGTATTAAAGTTGAATGATGTTACAGGCAACGATGCCAGAGTTTTTGTCGTAATAGGTGTTGATGAAAATATTCTTACCCTGAAAGGATTGGTTAAAACCGGTGTCAATACAACTGAAGAAGCCATTCTTATTTACAGGAAACGAAAGAAGTAATAAGTAAAAAATATATCATACTACTATCGGAAACGGCTATCTGTGTTTTGCATAGATAGCCGTTTCTGTTAAGATTGAAAGTATAAATGTAATTTCACGTTAAATATGGACCCAGTAATCTTTTATTGTTACGATGCTTATTGCAACTGGTGTTATGCATTCAGCCCCATTATGCAACGGATAGCAGCAACGTATAGCAACCAGGTACAATTTGAAGTGCTTTCAGGCGGCATGATCCTGCCTGAAACCCCGAAGCCAATAAGCATAATGGCTGAATATTTTTTAACCAATTGCAAAGCAGTAACAGAAGCTACGGGCACCATATTTGGTGATGACTTTCTTTGGCATATTAAAAACCCGGAACTGAGCGATTGGTTCCCCAACTCTGAAAAACCAGCCATTGCCTTGTGCGTATTCAAGGAATACCATCCTGATAAACAGGTGGCCTTTGCAGCCGATCTGCAATACGCTTTACAATATGAAGGTCGCGACCTGGATGACAACGAGGCTTATCGTCATTTACTTGAAAAGTATGCAATACCTGTTGATGAGTTTTATAACCTTTTGAAAGACCCTGCCTGTAAAGAAAAAGCACACGAAGAATTCGGGATCTGCAAACAATTACACGTAGAAGGTTATCCACAAGTGTTATTGCAGGTGAATGAGTCCAGGTTTATTTTGCTGGCATCGGGTTATACCGAATACGAAGTGCTAAAAGAAAGGCTGGAAAGCGCCCTGCACGACATAACTGCGACCAAATAGCGTCTTTTTTACTACCGGTTTTTGATTTTTGCCAAATGCCCCTAATTTGGTAAAAATTCTTTGTATGCGGAAGCTGTATCTACTTGCCGGTTCTTTAATTACACTCCATACTGCCTGTGCACAAACTTCAACGCACATGGATTTTGAAAAATATACGCCCACCTCTACCCTGGTGGTGCCGGAGCATAAATTAACCCACGCCCGTTATCCGTTTATCGATGTACACAATCACCAGAGTAACATGTCGCCGTCAACACTCAGGGACCTGGTAAAGGACATGGATAAACTAAACATGGCGGTTATGGTAAACCTCAGTGGCGACAACGGCAAAAGCCTTCAAAACAAGCTCGACAATATTCGTTCCACCAGTCCCAAACGGTTTATTGTTTTTGCCAATATCAGTTTCGGTGGCATTGGTGAGCCTGGCTGGACGGAAAAAGCCGTAAAACAACTGGAAGAAGATGTAAAGTATGGCGCCAATGGCCTTAAAATATTCAAGAACCTGGGCCTTTCGGTAAAAGACAATACCGGCAAACGCGTGACTGTTGACGATCCACGACTCGATGCCATTTGGGAAAAATGTGGTGAACTAAAAATACCCGTGCTCATACATACAGCCGATCCCAAGCCCTTTTGGGACCCGGAAGACGAACACAATGAACGCTGGTTGGAGATTGCCTCGCATCCAGGCCGTAAAAGAGGGGATGATGATCCGGCGCCCTGGGAAGTGCTGATTGAAGAACAACACCGGATGTTTAAAAAACATCCTAAAACCACTTTCATTGCTGCACATTTTGGCTGGTATGCCAATAACCTGGGCAAGCTGGGGCAGTTGTTGGATGAGATGCCAAACGTTGTTGTGGAGTTTGGCGCCGTGATTGCCGAACTGGGCCGCCAGCCACGTATGGCCCGTCAGTTCTTCGGGAAATACCAGGACCGGATCTTATTTGGAAAAGACAGCTGGGTGCCTGAAGAATATACTACCTACTTCAGGGTGTTGGAAACAGAAGATGAATACTTTCCTTACCACAAAAAATACCATGCTTTCTGGGCTATGTATGGCATGGGCCTGCCTGATTCAATTTTGAAGAAAGTGTATTACAAAAATGCCTTGCGCATTATTCCCAATATTGATAGGTCAGCATTTCCTGTTGATTAAATACATTACAATTCTTTCTTCGGGTAGCATGCCCCGTGTCTTTTTCATCGGGCCGCCTTACGGCTTCGTCAGGGATTAATTGATATTAATCAGTTTTCGCATTGGTACTTTTTTTGATATAGTACATTTATAAAAACTAACAGCATGAAAAAGCTCACCATTGCGGCCTTAGCCGTACTGTTTGTAATCAACAGTTTTACTGCCAGTGCACAAACTCAGGACCAGATGAAAGCATGGACAGATTATATGACGCCCGGTGATGTTCATAAAATGATTGCGAAATGGGATGGTAAATGGAATGGCGATGTAACTATGTGGATGCAGCCCGGCGCAGCTCCCATGAAGAGCAAATCAACCTGTATAAACAAAATGGTAATGGGCGGCCGCTATCAGCAAAGCAACCACTCCGGCAACATGATGGGTAAACCCTTTGAAGGCCAGGGCACCCTTGCCTGGGACAATGCCCGTAAAATGCTAATCAGTACCTGGATAGATAATATGGGAACCGGCATTATGTATATGGAAGGAACCTGGGACGATGCTTCAAAAAGCGCCACCTTCAAAGGCAAAACGGTTGACCCCGGTACAGGTAAGGATATGGATGTAAAACAGGTCTTTACTGTAATGAACGACAACTCACAGAAACTGGAAATGTTTATGTCGCAGGATGGACAGGAGTTCAAGACCATGGAAATTTTGTTTACCAGGGCCAAATAATTAGGACGCTATATTGTCATAAAAAGGCATCCCGATACATAGGGATGCCTTTTTACTTTCATGACTATACTGAAGGTTTTTAGATGTTATTTCCAAGCACCAATGATGGCGCCCATCAGAATAAGGGCTACTATACTGTAAAATCCATTTATAAAGATCAACCGCCAGGGTTTTAATTCAAACAAACTATGAATAGCAATGGCGCAAAAGGTCCAGATGCCGGCGAGGAAGCCGGCAGTTGCGCCCCACGCTATATCGGCTTTGGCGGCACAATTAGCAGGGCAGTCAGCTGGCGTTGACAGGAACATGGCCAGGTTAACAGACATCAATAAAGAGAATATGAGGGTAAAGCCAAAGATCTTTCCTTTGTTGCCACCCTTTTTTATTTGTTCTTCCGTAAAATTGTTATCCTTCATCCAGGCCCTGCCAAACAAACCGGGCGAGTACCATACGCCGCCTACTACAAAAGCGGAGATACCGGCCACCAGTACCGCCCACCAGTTTATTCCGTTCATTGCCATAAGAAATTAGTTTTGAAAATGATCACCCGCCTTAACTGGTTTATGGTAATTTCAAATCTATTTCCTAATTTTTACCCAATCAACTAAAAGGGAATCAGACTGGAAAAGCAGGCGATCAATAGCAATAATAAGCCGATTAAAAAAACCACGGGTGTTGAGCGGTTAAATGATATCGGGTTCAGGATAATATTGATCCCGGCATTTGGTGTTGCCATTCCATTGGTGTCGGGTATGATGAGTCCCCTGGCATTAAATCACTGGAAGTTCAAGCTCAGCTTTCTGTTCACCACTGGTATTTCTTTTCTTATCTGGGAAGGGAACCGTTATTTGCTATTCACGCTGCGGAGTTATTTCGACTGGTTCAATAAACCGGTTAGAAAGATAGTTGTGCTGGTGCTGGCCATTTCTTTTTATACCATCCCCATTACGGCCCTGCTACTCGTAATCTGGTATCACCTGTTTAATGAAGGCGTGGTGAACTGGGACCAGATAAAAACCACCAGCCTGGTGGTTATGGTTTGTGTATTGTTCATTACTCATATATATGAAACGGTTTTTTTAGTACGCGAAGCAGAAAGTGAAAAATTAAAGAAGGAGCAACTGGAAAGGGCCCGGGCAGAAGCGGAACTGGAAGCGCTCAAGAACCAGATAGATCCTCATTTTATTTTTAATTCGTTGAATACGCTATCGCATCTGATCGGGAAGGATGCAGCCAAGGCAAAACAGTTCAACGATAACCTGGCGGATGTGTATCGCTATATTCTTCAAAACAAAGCGCGTGAATTGGTATTGCTGCAGGAAGAATTGTTATTTCTGAACGATTATTTTTCTTTGTTGAAGATCCGGTTTGAGCAGGCGGTGCAGTTGCACATCCATATCGACCCGGTTGCACACGATCTGTATCTTATACCACCTATCTCATTGCAGATCCTGGTTGAAAACGCCATCAAGCATAATGAGTTTTCCGATGCCATTCCCCTGGTAATTACGATTGAAATGCAGGGGGAGGAATTGATAATACACAACCAGGTACGGAAAAAGATTTTACGAAAAGCATCTTCGCGCATTGGTTTACATAACCTGGGCGAACGCTATAAATTAACTACCAGTAAAGAGATCAGTGTGATAGAATCGGCCAGCGATTTTACTGTTTCCTTACCAATTTTAAAAATTGCCTGATATGAACTGTGTAATAATAGAAGATGAAAAACCAGCAGCAGAAAAATTACTCTCGTTATTGGCGCTATGCAATCAGCAGGTATTTGTTGAGGTGGTATTGGGCAGTGTTAAGGAGGCCATCAGCTGGTTGCAGGAACATGCTGCCCCGGAATTAATATTTATGGATATCGAGCTCAGCGATGGATTATCCTTTAAGATCTTTGAAGAAATAAATGTGGAGTGCCCGGTTATTTTTACCACGGCCTATGACGAATACTGGCAGGAAGCCTTTGAATATAACAGCATCGATTATTTGCTGAAACCTATTAAGCCGGAGAAACTGGAGGCAGCCCTTAATAAATACCAGAAGTTAAAACAGCATTTTACCGGTTACAAGGCCCTGGCCAACTGGCCGGTAACCCAGGCGAACCAAACGCCAACAGGTGGGTTTAAAAAGCGGTTCCTGGTAAAACGAGGCACCGATTACATCAGTATCAAGGCAGAAGAGGTAGCCTATTTTTATGCCACCCACAAGCTGGTGTGCATGGTTGACAGCAGCGGC
The Niastella koreensis GR20-10 genome window above contains:
- a CDS encoding DUF1579 domain-containing protein, whose protein sequence is MKKLTIAALAVLFVINSFTASAQTQDQMKAWTDYMTPGDVHKMIAKWDGKWNGDVTMWMQPGAAPMKSKSTCINKMVMGGRYQQSNHSGNMMGKPFEGQGTLAWDNARKMLISTWIDNMGTGIMYMEGTWDDASKSATFKGKTVDPGTGKDMDVKQVFTVMNDNSQKLEMFMSQDGQEFKTMEILFTRAK
- a CDS encoding sensor histidine kinase gives rise to the protein MIPAFGVAIPLVSGMMSPLALNHWKFKLSFLFTTGISFLIWEGNRYLLFTLRSYFDWFNKPVRKIVVLVLAISFYTIPITALLLVIWYHLFNEGVVNWDQIKTTSLVVMVCVLFITHIYETVFLVREAESEKLKKEQLERARAEAELEALKNQIDPHFIFNSLNTLSHLIGKDAAKAKQFNDNLADVYRYILQNKARELVLLQEELLFLNDYFSLLKIRFEQAVQLHIHIDPVAHDLYLIPPISLQILVENAIKHNEFSDAIPLVITIEMQGEELIIHNQVRKKILRKASSRIGLHNLGERYKLTTSKEISVIESASDFTVSLPILKIA
- a CDS encoding LytR/AlgR family response regulator transcription factor — encoded protein: MNCVIIEDEKPAAEKLLSLLALCNQQVFVEVVLGSVKEAISWLQEHAAPELIFMDIELSDGLSFKIFEEINVECPVIFTTAYDEYWQEAFEYNSIDYLLKPIKPEKLEAALNKYQKLKQHFTGYKALANWPVTQANQTPTGGFKKRFLVKRGTDYISIKAEEVAYFYATHKLVCMVDSSGQKFIMDQSLADIETQVDPAAFYRVNRKYLVNMSAIRRIKSYPKSKLLLEVVPLVTEEIIISQENAAAFKQWMGQ
- a CDS encoding DUF1761 domain-containing protein encodes the protein MAMNGINWWAVLVAGISAFVVGGVWYSPGLFGRAWMKDNNFTEEQIKKGGNKGKIFGFTLIFSLLMSVNLAMFLSTPADCPANCAAKADIAWGATAGFLAGIWTFCAIAIHSLFELKPWRLIFINGFYSIVALILMGAIIGAWK
- a CDS encoding GNAT family N-acetyltransferase, whose translation is MQFEHLIPGRFIDLERFTNVHIPELESIAMDVKIWQNLPYNIKGKAGFDVFVKELQAKNLHNQTITYVIRNKATRKVCGSTGFINIDAINQQLEIGPTWLSPIVWGTKVNIESKYLLLTNCFEQLHIMRVELRTRPANKRSQKAIEKIGGIKEGVLRCHRKNDDGTFRNTIMYSIIQPEWPTTKMNLEVLISK
- a CDS encoding amidohydrolase family protein, with the protein product MRKLYLLAGSLITLHTACAQTSTHMDFEKYTPTSTLVVPEHKLTHARYPFIDVHNHQSNMSPSTLRDLVKDMDKLNMAVMVNLSGDNGKSLQNKLDNIRSTSPKRFIVFANISFGGIGEPGWTEKAVKQLEEDVKYGANGLKIFKNLGLSVKDNTGKRVTVDDPRLDAIWEKCGELKIPVLIHTADPKPFWDPEDEHNERWLEIASHPGRKRGDDDPAPWEVLIEEQHRMFKKHPKTTFIAAHFGWYANNLGKLGQLLDEMPNVVVEFGAVIAELGRQPRMARQFFGKYQDRILFGKDSWVPEEYTTYFRVLETEDEYFPYHKKYHAFWAMYGMGLPDSILKKVYYKNALRIIPNIDRSAFPVD
- the tmk gene encoding dTMP kinase, yielding MKHRNNLFIALEGIDGSGKSTQTKLLTEQLTNQGHKVYSTFEPTNNQIGKLIRDILKGNTKADYRIIAGLFVADRLDHLLNEEYGIVKKLAEGYTVIMDRYYFSSYAYQGAHMDIDWVIQANAMSASILRPDVNIFIDVAPEISMQRLHANRDTIELFETLDNLKLVRSKYMEAFEKLKGDEYIYSVDGNRTPELIAGDIWQKVASMLT
- a CDS encoding DsbA family protein, encoding MDPVIFYCYDAYCNWCYAFSPIMQRIAATYSNQVQFEVLSGGMILPETPKPISIMAEYFLTNCKAVTEATGTIFGDDFLWHIKNPELSDWFPNSEKPAIALCVFKEYHPDKQVAFAADLQYALQYEGRDLDDNEAYRHLLEKYAIPVDEFYNLLKDPACKEKAHEEFGICKQLHVEGYPQVLLQVNESRFILLASGYTEYEVLKERLESALHDITATK